The Methanomethylovorans hollandica DSM 15978 genome includes a region encoding these proteins:
- the lysS gene encoding lysine--tRNA ligase, translated as MVEITHWADVMAEEILRSGKKHLVATGITPSGHIHIGNMREVVTADATYRALLDQGADAEIIYVADTYDPLRKVYPFLDESFAQHVGKPISEIPCPCGECYSYAEHFLKPFYKALDRLGIHPKIYRADEMYKQGMYVESIKTALLNRDKIARILQEHSGKEVTADWSPFNPICSKCGRLTTTKVTGFDIEAETIDYACSCGDCGTVSMTGGGKLTWRVDWPARWGVLGVTAEPFGKDHASKGGSYDTGKAISEEIYGYKAPYPIVYEWIMLGTKGAMSSSSGVVVAISDMLEVLPPEILRYLIIRTKPEKHIRFDPSLPLLNLVEEYEKLSANAEESGYNKRLKELSHAAGICHTDIPFKHMITIYQVAHGDLDKVMKIVERSGYSTKNEKCILELAENVGKWLEMYAPDMVKFSVKEEMPVQAATLTDIQRAFLQALAEEIEAASELTGEDYHNLVYSSQDKSSSLNARMGRIMEMSSDDLEVKPTEMFKAIYLAVLGQQSGPKAGWFLSSMEKDFLAKRFSEAASYRP; from the coding sequence ATGGTAGAGATTACGCATTGGGCAGATGTCATGGCAGAGGAGATCCTAAGGAGTGGAAAAAAACACCTTGTAGCAACTGGCATCACCCCTTCCGGACACATACACATAGGGAACATGAGAGAAGTGGTCACAGCAGACGCAACATATCGTGCCCTGCTGGATCAGGGAGCGGATGCAGAAATAATCTATGTTGCAGACACATACGATCCTCTGAGGAAAGTATATCCATTTCTTGATGAAAGTTTTGCACAACATGTGGGAAAGCCCATTTCAGAAATCCCCTGCCCATGCGGTGAATGTTACAGTTATGCTGAACATTTTCTCAAACCTTTCTACAAAGCACTGGACCGTTTAGGCATTCATCCTAAAATATACAGGGCTGATGAGATGTATAAACAGGGAATGTATGTAGAAAGCATCAAAACCGCTCTTCTCAACAGGGACAAAATCGCGCGTATACTGCAGGAACATTCCGGAAAAGAGGTCACAGCTGACTGGAGCCCATTTAATCCGATCTGTAGCAAATGTGGCCGGCTTACGACCACTAAAGTCACTGGTTTTGATATTGAAGCAGAGACAATAGATTATGCTTGCTCCTGCGGCGACTGTGGAACAGTATCAATGACCGGAGGAGGAAAACTTACATGGCGTGTGGACTGGCCTGCCCGCTGGGGTGTGCTGGGAGTTACAGCTGAGCCTTTCGGGAAGGACCATGCTTCCAAAGGTGGGTCCTACGATACAGGCAAAGCCATAAGCGAGGAGATATATGGATACAAAGCACCATACCCGATTGTATATGAATGGATCATGCTGGGTACAAAAGGCGCAATGTCCTCCTCAAGCGGAGTGGTAGTAGCAATATCCGATATGCTGGAAGTTCTTCCGCCCGAAATATTGAGATATCTGATCATAAGAACAAAACCTGAAAAGCATATTCGCTTTGATCCTTCCCTGCCTCTGCTCAACCTGGTAGAAGAATATGAAAAGTTAAGTGCTAACGCAGAAGAATCCGGCTATAATAAGCGACTGAAAGAGCTATCACATGCAGCAGGAATCTGCCATACAGACATTCCATTCAAGCACATGATCACCATTTATCAGGTAGCTCACGGTGATCTTGACAAGGTTATGAAAATAGTTGAAAGATCGGGATACAGCACAAAGAACGAGAAATGTATCCTGGAGCTTGCAGAGAACGTAGGAAAGTGGCTTGAGATGTATGCTCCTGACATGGTGAAGTTCAGTGTGAAGGAAGAAATGCCGGTACAGGCTGCAACCTTGACCGATATCCAGAGAGCTTTCCTGCAGGCTTTGGCCGAGGAAATAGAAGCTGCAAGCGAACTAACAGGGGAAGATTACCATAACCTTGTCTATTCCTCCCAGGATAAGAGTTCTTCACTTAACGCCAGGATGGGCCGCATAATGGAAATGTCCTCTGATGATTTGGAAGTGAAGCCCACTGAAATGTTCAAAGCCATCTATCTGGCCGTGCTGGGACAGCAGTCCGGACCAAAAGCCGGATGGTTCCTTTCATCAATGGAAAAGGACTTCCTTGCAAAGAGATTCAGTGAAGCTGCAAGTTACAGGCCATGA
- a CDS encoding C15orf41 family protein — protein MDKSKYKEIYGLLEDIEDIGPVAKEFGVHPGIAYTILSQKTVSKVRSDFGHLKRNGPAQLEQWNRGKTILEMAGAEKIPATLMASVILKELNIPKKMAFNYPEKLQNKRLSQEIIQALDEDHFFSPHAHNLQLEKGRLGEEIISRWLKAHKIEFLTEVQLREQNTTKTPDFLLAEPITIDGIKVFWIESKAIFGDEQEHKRYTKKQFSHYEQMSGHGLVVYWYGFLDTLKSNGDIIKCYLFFEEFKKEVTELLNFGVHQ, from the coding sequence ATGGACAAAAGCAAATATAAAGAGATCTATGGATTATTGGAGGACATAGAAGACATAGGACCTGTGGCCAAAGAGTTCGGCGTCCACCCTGGAATTGCGTATACAATATTATCACAAAAGACAGTATCTAAGGTTAGATCAGACTTTGGACATTTGAAGAGGAACGGACCGGCACAGCTGGAACAATGGAACCGAGGAAAAACGATACTTGAAATGGCCGGGGCCGAAAAAATACCTGCCACATTGATGGCTTCCGTTATTCTGAAGGAACTGAATATACCTAAAAAGATGGCATTTAACTACCCGGAGAAACTTCAAAACAAACGGTTGAGCCAGGAGATCATTCAGGCGCTGGATGAAGATCATTTTTTTTCTCCACATGCACACAATCTGCAACTGGAAAAAGGTAGACTCGGCGAGGAGATAATCTCCCGATGGCTTAAAGCTCATAAGATAGAGTTTCTGACCGAGGTCCAATTAAGAGAGCAGAATACAACCAAAACGCCAGATTTCCTGTTGGCTGAACCCATAACTATAGATGGCATAAAAGTATTCTGGATAGAGAGTAAAGCGATCTTTGGGGATGAGCAGGAACACAAACGCTATACTAAAAAACAGTTTTCCCATTACGAACAGATGTCCGGTCATGGATTAGTGGTCTATTGGTATGGATTTCTGGATACACTTAAAAGTAATGGGGACATAATAAAATGCTATCTGTTTTTTGAAGAGTTTAAAAAAGAGGTCACTGAGCTTCTGAACTTTGGAGTTCACCAGTAA
- a CDS encoding endonuclease III domain-containing protein has translation MLTQQTKWNNVEKAICNLKRAEVLEPHGLVKIDMSSLEEMIRCCRFYRQKASRLKNIAQFLIERDIDELFKLPVDQLRTTLLALNGVGNETADSIILYAADKPKFVIDAYTTRIMGCMGVEGNYEELQRLFENTLSKDVNTFKEYHALIVEYAKSYCGKKLCKECILINGHRKGTIHGQKQI, from the coding sequence TTGCTAACTCAGCAAACAAAGTGGAACAATGTGGAAAAGGCCATATGTAATCTCAAACGGGCAGAAGTGCTTGAACCGCATGGTCTTGTCAAAATAGATATGTCTTCATTGGAAGAAATGATAAGATGCTGCAGATTCTATCGCCAGAAAGCCAGCAGATTAAAAAACATAGCACAGTTTCTGATCGAGAGGGATATAGATGAACTGTTCAAGCTTCCAGTTGACCAGTTACGTACGACATTATTGGCTCTGAACGGTGTTGGCAATGAAACTGCGGATAGTATAATATTGTACGCTGCTGATAAACCTAAATTTGTTATCGATGCATATACTACACGTATTATGGGATGCATGGGTGTAGAAGGTAATTACGAAGAACTGCAGAGGTTATTTGAAAATACACTTTCAAAGGATGTAAACACATTCAAGGAGTACCATGCACTTATTGTTGAATATGCAAAATCCTATTGTGGAAAAAAACTCTGCAAAGAATGCATTCTGATAAATGGTCACAGGAAAGGAACAATACATGGACAAAAGCAAATATAA
- a CDS encoding ribose-phosphate diphosphokinase, whose protein sequence is MKIIGGPASQALATRVAREMNIEPTLCEFNRFPDGEIYTRIMEEPMDEVTIIQSTTTDSDLMALLLMIDACEDAQVVNVVIPYMGYARQDKKFKCGEPISARAVARAISADRIFTVNIHKPSILNYFSSDAFDLDASEVIGKYISSLQLKDPLIVAPDTGAMTLAENTAKGVGIQYDHLEKTRLSGDTVNIKTKNMDVCGRDVVLVDDMIATGGTMAESIKLLKSQGAREVYLACVHPVLAKNAVLRLFNAGVRDIIATDTLEKAQSSVSVASLIAGSIKNFQN, encoded by the coding sequence TTGAAAATAATAGGAGGACCGGCATCACAGGCGCTTGCTACCCGTGTAGCAAGGGAAATGAACATTGAACCAACCCTTTGTGAGTTTAACCGTTTCCCCGACGGAGAGATCTATACCCGCATAATGGAAGAACCTATGGACGAAGTGACCATCATTCAGAGCACAACAACAGACTCTGACCTCATGGCACTACTGCTTATGATAGATGCCTGCGAAGATGCGCAGGTGGTAAACGTGGTTATTCCCTATATGGGGTATGCACGTCAGGATAAGAAGTTCAAATGTGGGGAACCCATCAGTGCAAGAGCTGTAGCTAGAGCCATATCTGCAGACAGGATATTTACTGTGAATATCCACAAGCCAAGTATCCTGAATTATTTTAGTTCTGATGCTTTTGACCTGGATGCATCAGAAGTTATAGGAAAATACATTAGCTCCCTCCAACTGAAAGATCCTCTGATAGTGGCTCCGGATACAGGTGCTATGACCCTTGCAGAAAATACTGCAAAAGGAGTAGGTATCCAGTACGATCATCTTGAAAAGACCAGGCTTTCCGGGGACACCGTGAACATCAAAACGAAGAATATGGATGTCTGTGGCAGGGATGTGGTCCTGGTGGATGATATGATCGCTACAGGCGGTACAATGGCAGAATCTATAAAACTCCTCAAGAGCCAGGGGGCAAGAGAAGTTTACCTTGCATGCGTACATCCCGTACTGGCAAAGAATGCGGTGTTGCGCCTCTTCAATGCAGGTGTGCGCGACATTATAGCCACAGATACACTGGAAAAAGCACAGAGTTCTGTAAGTGTTGCATCCCTTATTGCTGGATCCATAAAGAATTTTCAGAATTAA
- the moaC gene encoding cyclic pyranopterin monophosphate synthase MoaC, whose product MVVLLETKLSHLKDDRAIMVDISGKDIIERYATAVGEILLSDLTIERIKNGTIEKGNVLVTARTAAILGVKRTPEMIPMCHQIPITGVDVNFSFHEGTIAATVEVRSVGRTGVEMEALTGVSIALLTVWDMVKSAEKDNTGNYPHTAIQNIKVLEKTKGSKTN is encoded by the coding sequence ATGGTGGTTCTCTTGGAAACAAAACTAAGCCATCTGAAGGATGACAGAGCCATAATGGTGGATATCAGTGGTAAAGATATCATTGAAAGATATGCAACAGCTGTCGGCGAGATCTTACTCTCCGACCTAACTATTGAGAGAATTAAAAATGGCACTATAGAAAAGGGCAACGTATTGGTAACTGCCAGGACTGCAGCTATACTCGGAGTAAAAAGAACCCCGGAAATGATACCAATGTGTCATCAGATACCTATAACAGGTGTAGATGTAAACTTTTCCTTCCATGAAGGAACAATAGCTGCCACTGTAGAAGTCCGATCTGTTGGAAGAACAGGAGTGGAAATGGAAGCACTCACTGGTGTTTCTATCGCACTGCTGACAGTGTGGGACATGGTAAAATCTGCAGAAAAAGACAATACAGGCAATTATCCTCACACAGCCATACAGAATATAAAAGTACTTGAGAAGACAAAGGGAAGCAAAACTAATTAA
- a CDS encoding bifunctional ADP-dependent NAD(P)H-hydrate dehydratase/NAD(P)H-hydrate epimerase yields the protein MDSIIWEEMKAIDANCAQLGLLPIQLMENAGCSISRAIRDHFSGGKILLIAGRGNNGGDACVAARHLCQFPQFQVNVILLGNAASIRTEEAKRNFALLRHCQTNSINEITDSGDVKLSDLINSSDIIVDGILGTGMTGKIRELEASAIDLINLSGKYVISIDVPSGTIDANNELVKCVKADTTITFHKMKKELNTPMMSCYTGEVRIEDIGVCAHAESFIGIGNLRSLNTRSHDSHKGQAGRILIIGGGAYSGAPALTALAALRTGADIVTVAAPSNVAGIIASFSPDLIVRCLSDQRLCIEDIPLISRLAHQHDVIVMGMGLGNGEEVIETVRSIIPMCKKLVIDADALSALENADSGASEIVITPHVREFARIRKMETAVDLNKRIEEVMIFSKEKKLVTLLKGVVDIISDGRKVLLNRTGNAGMSVGGTGDVLAGITGALLATNTPMKAAACAAYINGAAGDLAFKENGYGLLATDIIDKITDVMRE from the coding sequence ATGGATTCTATTATCTGGGAAGAAATGAAAGCCATTGATGCAAATTGTGCACAGCTTGGTCTTTTACCCATTCAGCTCATGGAAAACGCAGGTTGTTCAATATCAAGAGCTATAAGGGACCATTTTTCCGGAGGAAAAATATTGCTGATTGCAGGCAGAGGGAACAACGGAGGGGATGCCTGTGTAGCCGCACGTCACCTTTGTCAATTCCCACAATTCCAGGTCAATGTCATACTATTAGGAAATGCAGCCTCAATCCGTACTGAAGAAGCAAAGAGAAACTTTGCGCTGCTTAGACATTGCCAGACCAATAGTATAAACGAAATAACAGACTCTGGAGACGTAAAGCTATCAGACCTGATAAACAGTTCTGACATCATAGTTGACGGAATACTTGGAACCGGCATGACAGGAAAGATAAGAGAGCTAGAAGCTTCAGCGATAGATCTAATAAATTTGTCTGGGAAATATGTGATATCCATTGACGTGCCTTCGGGAACAATCGACGCAAATAATGAACTTGTAAAATGCGTCAAAGCAGACACTACCATTACGTTCCATAAAATGAAAAAAGAATTGAATACACCTATGATGTCCTGCTATACAGGAGAAGTAAGAATTGAAGATATAGGTGTTTGTGCTCATGCTGAAAGTTTTATAGGTATAGGAAACTTGAGAAGCCTGAATACAAGAAGTCACGATTCACACAAAGGACAAGCTGGCAGAATACTCATAATAGGCGGGGGAGCTTATTCGGGAGCTCCTGCCCTGACAGCCTTGGCAGCACTTAGAACCGGAGCTGATATAGTAACAGTGGCAGCTCCATCCAATGTAGCCGGTATAATTGCATCTTTCTCTCCTGACCTTATTGTACGTTGCTTATCAGATCAAAGATTGTGCATTGAAGATATACCTCTGATATCAAGGCTTGCACATCAGCATGACGTGATAGTTATGGGTATGGGGCTTGGGAATGGAGAGGAAGTGATTGAAACTGTGCGCAGTATAATTCCCATGTGTAAAAAGCTAGTGATCGATGCAGATGCATTGTCTGCCCTGGAAAATGCTGATAGCGGTGCTTCTGAAATAGTGATCACACCCCATGTAAGAGAGTTTGCACGTATAAGGAAAATGGAAACCGCCGTGGACTTAAATAAAAGAATAGAAGAAGTAATGATATTTTCCAAAGAAAAGAAATTAGTTACCCTGCTCAAAGGAGTGGTAGATATAATCTCAGATGGGAGGAAAGTTCTACTAAACAGAACAGGTAATGCAGGAATGAGCGTAGGTGGTACAGGAGATGTGCTTGCAGGGATCACAGGTGCACTTTTAGCTACCAATACACCTATGAAAGCTGCAGCTTGTGCTGCATATATAAACGGAGCTGCGGGGGACCTTGCATTTAAAGAGAATGGATATGGATTACTTGCTACCGATATAATAGACAAGATAACTGATGTGATGAGGGAGTGA
- a CDS encoding DHH family phosphoesterase, whose translation MNVIDKSKIKPLYLVLGSGSLGFALVKELKERDKELFIVDKDPQKVETLREEAYDAIVGDISDPEVLEKINTKNLAAIMILSSDPLANKAALANIRKKVSPDVYCVARASDAINMQEMETLGADLVIIPPKVVAKSLARSLERAESMLRGNKLVQWFNGLRGKTLAIVVHNNPDPDSISGALALQEIAKSFDVVSDILYGGEIGHQENKAFVNLLGIDLFKMEDRDISNYDKIALVDCAVPGANNKLQPGTHIGAVFDHHPLGDTHIDAEFIDIRPNVGASATILTKYLQELNIDIDQKLATALLYGIRTDTLDFKRNTDSSDLSAASFLYPLSEHDILDQLERPSMSTETLDVLGEAILNRRVYSGYLISNVGTIRDRDTLPQAADYLLNLEGISTTLVFGISEDTIFISGRSNDIRVNLGDVMKKSFGEGSGGGHANAAAAQVSLGLFSVAKDRQILLKLVDESVVKRFLNAVGVEESSKN comes from the coding sequence ATGAATGTTATTGACAAGTCTAAAATAAAACCACTTTATTTGGTCCTGGGCAGCGGTAGTTTAGGTTTCGCTCTTGTGAAAGAACTCAAGGAACGCGACAAAGAATTATTTATTGTAGATAAAGACCCTCAAAAGGTGGAAACCCTTAGAGAAGAAGCTTATGATGCCATTGTAGGAGACATCAGTGATCCGGAAGTTCTGGAAAAGATCAATACTAAAAACTTGGCAGCTATTATGATCCTTAGCTCTGACCCTCTTGCTAATAAAGCTGCGTTAGCGAATATACGGAAGAAAGTTTCGCCGGATGTTTACTGTGTAGCCAGGGCCTCAGATGCAATCAATATGCAGGAAATGGAAACTCTTGGAGCTGACCTTGTGATCATTCCTCCCAAGGTAGTGGCAAAATCCCTCGCAAGATCTCTGGAAAGAGCAGAGTCCATGTTAAGGGGAAACAAACTTGTCCAGTGGTTCAATGGGTTGAGGGGAAAGACATTGGCAATAGTCGTGCACAATAATCCGGATCCTGATTCAATCTCAGGTGCTCTTGCTTTACAGGAGATAGCTAAGAGTTTTGATGTGGTTTCAGATATTCTATATGGTGGGGAGATAGGCCATCAGGAGAACAAAGCATTTGTCAACTTGCTGGGTATAGACCTCTTCAAGATGGAAGACCGTGATATCTCAAATTATGACAAAATTGCTCTTGTAGATTGTGCAGTTCCCGGTGCCAATAATAAATTGCAGCCAGGCACTCACATCGGTGCTGTCTTTGATCACCATCCTCTCGGTGATACACATATAGATGCAGAGTTCATTGATATACGTCCTAATGTGGGGGCTTCAGCAACCATTCTTACAAAATATCTTCAGGAACTAAATATTGATATCGACCAGAAGCTTGCAACTGCTTTACTCTATGGTATCCGTACCGATACTCTGGACTTTAAGAGAAATACGGATTCTTCAGACCTTTCTGCAGCATCTTTTTTGTATCCTCTTTCGGAACACGATATTCTGGACCAGCTGGAACGCCCTTCAATGTCTACAGAAACTTTGGATGTCTTGGGTGAGGCTATTCTCAACAGACGTGTGTATAGCGGTTATCTCATTTCGAACGTAGGCACTATACGGGACAGGGATACATTACCTCAGGCAGCAGACTACTTGCTGAACCTCGAAGGGATCTCTACTACCCTGGTCTTTGGTATATCTGAGGATACTATCTTTATTTCTGGAAGGAGTAACGACATACGTGTTAACCTTGGGGATGTAATGAAAAAGTCATTTGGTGAAGGTTCAGGTGGTGGCCATGCCAATGCTGCAGCTGCACAGGTCTCTCTTGGTTTGTTCAGTGTTGCAAAAGACAGGCAAATTTTGCTTAAGCTTGTGGACGAATCGGTTGTTAAAAGGTTCCTTAATGCGGTGGGTGTGGAAGAATCAAGCAAGAACTAG
- a CDS encoding YkgJ family cysteine cluster protein, translating to MSFSERYKDLLIQDARKELHRATEIKAGCIASMIKAIGFSCTQCGNCCRGDHSDNRVMLLQQDVLRISKCSDLSASEFSLPFIPAEAENALKGISDPSDLVPFIDSEGNVHSFGWMLRRKNNSCCLFLEVAGLSSRCNVYNHRPALCQTYPFYMEDCKLHTSECEGLGSDISYFDSLTFARLVLDRYIHELEERILVYQRYEHFEPMGKNVDFSLERFKKGHVFYIVHDSEGTHRRCERL from the coding sequence ATGTCATTTTCAGAGCGATACAAAGATCTTCTGATCCAAGATGCAAGAAAGGAACTGCACCGGGCAACTGAAATAAAAGCTGGATGCATAGCTTCAATGATAAAAGCCATAGGCTTCTCATGTACTCAATGCGGGAACTGTTGCAGAGGTGATCATAGCGATAACCGTGTAATGCTCCTGCAGCAGGACGTTTTACGCATATCTAAATGCAGTGATTTATCTGCTTCAGAATTTTCATTGCCTTTTATTCCTGCTGAAGCTGAGAATGCTCTCAAAGGAATTTCAGATCCCTCAGATCTAGTCCCATTCATTGATAGTGAAGGGAATGTTCACAGCTTTGGTTGGATGCTCAGGCGTAAAAATAATAGTTGTTGCCTTTTTCTTGAAGTTGCGGGTCTATCTTCCAGGTGCAATGTTTATAATCATCGGCCTGCCCTATGTCAGACCTATCCTTTTTATATGGAAGATTGTAAGCTTCATACGTCAGAATGTGAGGGGTTGGGGTCAGATATATCTTATTTTGATAGTCTTACATTTGCAAGGCTGGTACTAGATAGGTATATACATGAACTTGAAGAGCGTATTCTGGTATATCAGCGCTACGAACATTTTGAGCCAATGGGAAAAAATGTTGACTTTTCTCTGGAAAGGTTCAAAAAGGGGCATGTATTCTATATAGTGCATGATAGTGAAGGGACCCATCGCAGATGTGAGCGTCTGTGA
- a CDS encoding 3-isopropylmalate dehydratase large subunit yields the protein MSENINYPMTIAEKIFSKASGKAVKAGEFVLANIDRAMTHDITGPLAIDGFYEIMASKQEKKVWDPSKIVIIFDHQVPADSLNAAANHIKLRKFSQEQGILNYDVYEGICHQIMPEKGHVRPGDLVVGSDSHTCAYGAIGAFSTGIGSTDMAAVFATGKLWFKVPDTIRFEVEGKLPKMVYSKDLILHLIGDIGVEGARYQAAEYAGSTIHSMSISERMTISNMAIEMGGKAGIIEADEITAAYLEERIPDYKFDPYWKPDDGAKYSEIRKYDISKLEPQVACPHNVDNVKPVTEVEGTKLDQIFVGSCTNGRFEDIEVVAKIMGDEPVAKGVRLLVIPASRTEYLKVLKAGYVEQFMEAGAIVEAPCCGPCMGGSFGLLGDGEVGLATSNRNFKGREGSPASFVYLSSPATAAASALTGEITDPRKV from the coding sequence ATGTCTGAGAATATCAACTATCCAATGACTATTGCTGAGAAGATCTTCTCTAAAGCATCAGGAAAGGCCGTGAAGGCAGGGGAATTTGTACTTGCAAATATCGATCGTGCAATGACCCATGATATCACGGGTCCTCTTGCAATAGATGGTTTTTATGAGATCATGGCAAGTAAGCAAGAGAAGAAAGTGTGGGATCCCAGCAAGATAGTGATCATTTTTGATCATCAAGTGCCGGCAGATTCTCTAAATGCTGCAGCAAATCACATAAAACTTCGCAAATTCTCTCAGGAGCAAGGCATACTGAACTATGATGTATATGAAGGTATCTGCCATCAGATCATGCCTGAAAAAGGGCATGTAAGGCCTGGAGATCTTGTAGTGGGTTCGGATTCCCATACTTGTGCATATGGAGCTATTGGTGCTTTTTCTACTGGTATAGGCTCTACGGACATGGCAGCTGTCTTTGCCACAGGCAAGCTATGGTTCAAGGTACCTGACACCATCAGGTTCGAAGTGGAAGGTAAGTTGCCAAAAATGGTCTATTCTAAAGATCTCATATTGCACCTAATTGGCGATATAGGTGTAGAAGGTGCACGTTACCAGGCTGCAGAGTATGCAGGATCGACTATCCACAGTATGTCTATCTCAGAGAGGATGACCATCTCCAATATGGCCATAGAAATGGGTGGAAAGGCTGGTATTATCGAAGCCGATGAAATTACTGCCGCTTACCTTGAGGAACGCATTCCTGATTATAAATTTGATCCATACTGGAAACCAGACGATGGTGCAAAATATTCTGAGATCAGGAAATATGATATCTCCAAGCTCGAACCACAGGTTGCCTGTCCCCACAACGTTGACAACGTGAAGCCGGTTACAGAAGTGGAAGGCACAAAACTTGATCAGATATTTGTGGGTTCATGTACCAATGGCAGGTTTGAAGATATTGAGGTAGTAGCAAAGATCATGGGTGATGAGCCTGTTGCCAAGGGTGTCAGGTTGCTTGTCATTCCTGCTTCCAGGACAGAATACCTGAAAGTCCTCAAAGCCGGTTATGTAGAGCAGTTCATGGAAGCAGGTGCCATTGTGGAGGCTCCGTGCTGTGGTCCATGTATGGGCGGCTCTTTTGGATTGCTAGGCGATGGTGAGGTCGGGCTTGCAACATCTAACCGTAACTTCAAGGGCAGGGAAGGAAGCCCCGCTTCTTTTGTCTACCTGAGCTCTCCTGCAACTGCTGCCGCATCAGCCCTTACCGGTGAGATCACTGATCCAAGGAAGGTCTGA
- the hisE gene encoding phosphoribosyl-ATP diphosphatase, with protein MSNTDLSILNEVYDIIYDRKSNPIEGSYVCSLLNHRKGINKILEKVGEEAIETILAVKEKEKDQIVCESSDLIFHMLVMFAALDISLEDIAQEMRKRRK; from the coding sequence ATGTCTAATACTGATCTATCTATCCTGAATGAAGTTTATGATATTATCTATGACCGCAAATCGAATCCTATAGAAGGCTCTTATGTCTGTTCCTTGCTCAATCATAGGAAAGGTATCAACAAGATACTTGAGAAGGTCGGAGAAGAGGCGATTGAAACAATTTTAGCAGTTAAAGAAAAAGAAAAAGACCAGATCGTATGCGAGTCGTCCGATCTGATATTCCACATGTTGGTTATGTTCGCGGCACTCGATATTTCTCTGGAGGATATTGCCCAGGAAATGAGAAAGAGGAGAAAATAA
- a CDS encoding CBS domain-containing protein: MELTPIQKDILIALINLQREKDRAIKGEEIAEIINRNPGTVRNQMQSLKVLELVEGVPGPKGGYKATGEAYEALNVTMMENEAMVPIYRNGEVVEGATVAEISFTTVRHPDLCHGMIKVLGNIRTFEQGDLLQMGPTPVNRLIVRGEIVGRDDTENILVFSINEMISLPKKPVRYYSSKNFIALNLNTSIKDAAAMLSQSNIHGAPVEDEGKIVGVITFKEIGQALAKGSMDAKVKDIMAMDLVTIDSEASLIDAVKLFNVHGVGFIIVTYDGVPKSVLSKTDVLHELAVY, encoded by the coding sequence ATGGAGCTCACACCTATCCAAAAAGACATACTTATTGCTTTGATCAATCTACAGAGGGAGAAAGACCGCGCGATAAAAGGTGAAGAAATAGCAGAAATAATCAACCGAAATCCGGGCACGGTCAGAAACCAGATGCAATCCTTAAAAGTGCTTGAACTTGTGGAAGGAGTGCCTGGTCCAAAAGGAGGGTATAAGGCAACCGGGGAGGCTTACGAGGCTTTAAATGTCACGATGATGGAGAATGAAGCGATGGTACCCATCTACAGGAATGGAGAAGTCGTAGAAGGGGCAACTGTAGCAGAGATCAGCTTTACTACTGTACGTCACCCTGACCTTTGCCATGGAATGATAAAAGTACTTGGCAACATAAGAACATTTGAACAGGGCGACCTTTTACAGATGGGACCAACTCCGGTCAATAGGCTTATAGTAAGAGGAGAGATAGTGGGGAGGGACGATACCGAGAATATACTTGTTTTTTCAATAAATGAGATGATATCTCTGCCTAAAAAGCCTGTAAGATATTATTCCAGCAAAAATTTCATTGCATTGAACTTGAATACCAGCATAAAAGATGCTGCTGCGATGCTTTCACAGAGTAACATACATGGTGCTCCCGTAGAAGACGAGGGAAAGATTGTAGGAGTAATTACCTTTAAGGAAATTGGGCAAGCCCTTGCAAAGGGAAGTATGGATGCAAAAGTTAAAGACATAATGGCAATGGATCTGGTAACTATTGACTCAGAAGCTTCCCTGATAGATGCCGTTAAGCTGTTTAATGTCCATGGAGTGGGATTCATCATAGTAACCTATGATGGCGTTCCAAAAAGTGTACTTTCAAAAACAGATGTACTGCACGAGCTTGCAGTATACTGA